A window of the Desulfobacula toluolica Tol2 genome harbors these coding sequences:
- a CDS encoding type II secretion system F family protein produces MTLYLFKAINEKGKPISGEIEADSSQTALELLSRQGHIPESVKKKTSRQSGIQFFAQRISATDLILYTKQFKTLLTAGVSILQIFQILEAQTENKSLKSVSAQIIADVKQGTSLFEAFSVHKSAFSHLYCSMIKAGEESGSLPLVLERLIYIIDHEEKVRNDIKSAVRYPLIVLIFLGVAFMILLTFVVPKFVGIFEAASIELPLPTKICMMLYSFLNQYWISMNIFLVIFVIGIIWYIKTDQGRLLKDISLMQIPVIGPLFIKSSMSRFSSIFAILQSSGITILESMRILTDTINNAAISREVEKIRGLLEEGRGISRPLGQARYFTPMVINMVAIGEESGNLDVMLQEIATHYDAEVEYATKGLADAIGPFLMVGLAAVVGFFALAIFLPMWDLTKMV; encoded by the coding sequence ATGACCCTGTACCTGTTTAAAGCCATTAATGAAAAAGGAAAACCAATTTCCGGGGAAATCGAAGCTGATTCGTCACAGACGGCATTGGAACTTTTGTCCCGCCAGGGGCATATCCCGGAATCCGTTAAAAAAAAGACATCCCGGCAGTCAGGTATCCAATTTTTTGCCCAAAGGATATCGGCAACAGACCTTATTTTATATACCAAACAATTTAAGACATTATTAACGGCAGGGGTCTCTATTTTGCAGATATTTCAGATTCTGGAAGCCCAGACAGAAAACAAATCCTTAAAAAGTGTCTCTGCCCAGATAATAGCGGATGTCAAACAGGGAACTTCTTTGTTTGAGGCTTTTTCCGTTCATAAGTCAGCCTTTTCCCATCTGTATTGTTCCATGATAAAAGCAGGGGAGGAATCCGGTTCCCTGCCTCTGGTTCTGGAACGGCTGATTTATATTATTGATCATGAGGAAAAGGTCAGAAACGATATTAAATCAGCTGTCCGGTATCCCTTGATTGTATTAATATTTTTAGGCGTAGCTTTTATGATACTTTTGACGTTTGTAGTTCCTAAATTTGTCGGTATTTTTGAAGCTGCAAGTATAGAGCTTCCCCTGCCCACAAAGATCTGTATGATGTTATACTCATTTTTAAACCAGTACTGGATTTCTATGAATATCTTTTTGGTGATTTTTGTTATTGGAATCATTTGGTACATAAAAACAGACCAGGGCAGGTTGTTAAAAGATATATCACTGATGCAGATTCCCGTCATTGGCCCTTTGTTTATCAAGTCTTCCATGTCAAGGTTTTCAAGTATTTTTGCTATTCTCCAGTCCAGTGGCATTACCATACTTGAGTCCATGCGGATTTTGACGGACACCATCAACAACGCCGCTATTTCCCGTGAAGTTGAGAAAATAAGGGGGCTTTTGGAAGAGGGCAGGGGGATTTCCCGGCCCCTGGGCCAGGCAAGGTATTTCACCCCCATGGTGATCAATATGGTGGCCATTGGTGAGGAATCTGGAAATCTTGACGTGATGCTTCAGGAGATTGCCACCCATTATGATGCAGAGGTGGAATATGCCACAAAAGGATTGGCAGATGCCATCGGCCCATTTCTCATGGTGGGTCTTGCTGCTGTGGTAGGTTTTTTTGCTCTTGCTATTTTTTTGCCTATGTGGGATTTGACTAAAATGGTCTGA
- a CDS encoding type II secretion system protein, with protein MMMTHKNPAVLANEKGFTLVEIIAVLVILGILAAVAVPKFMDLQADARAKAAQSAISEVKSRLSMGYGQYLLKNSEKPTTIVLICGEKGVNDDTILPKTGKGSVPMGADFTVTLDGTTKASIGTITVTKVQGKDVTVTDDWDLPI; from the coding sequence ATGATGATGACACACAAAAACCCGGCTGTTCTTGCAAATGAAAAGGGATTTACCCTCGTTGAAATCATTGCTGTACTCGTGATTCTAGGCATTCTTGCTGCTGTTGCTGTGCCCAAATTTATGGACCTCCAGGCCGATGCCAGGGCAAAAGCAGCTCAGAGCGCTATTTCAGAGGTCAAGTCAAGGCTGTCCATGGGGTATGGGCAGTATCTGTTAAAAAATAGTGAGAAACCTACCACTATAGTTCTTATCTGTGGTGAGAAAGGTGTCAATGATGATACGATACTGCCCAAAACCGGTAAGGGCAGTGTGCCCATGGGCGCAGACTTTACAGTTACTCTGGATGGAACTACTAAGGCAAGTATTGGAACAATTACGGTTACAAAGGTTCAGGGCAAAGATGTAACTGTCACGGATGATTGGGATCTGCCAATCTGA
- a CDS encoding PilZ domain-containing protein produces MIDKLSIIRQILDTDEETDKKILSVLASAKCESEIKGAKIHIEDRTCSRKSIFMEAKINTGKETIFAETENISLGGVFIKTEKKIAKGEDIAIRLISPSGDEFSFISKVVRVDNEGIGVMIKTISPSHQTEFNRFVNQL; encoded by the coding sequence ATGATAGATAAACTGTCCATTATCCGGCAGATTCTTGATACTGACGAAGAAACGGACAAAAAGATTCTTTCCGTGCTGGCGTCTGCCAAATGTGAATCTGAAATAAAAGGCGCTAAAATTCATATCGAAGACAGAACCTGTAGTCGAAAAAGCATTTTTATGGAAGCAAAAATCAACACTGGAAAAGAAACAATTTTCGCTGAAACAGAAAATATTTCCCTGGGGGGGGTGTTCATAAAAACTGAAAAAAAAATAGCAAAAGGGGAAGATATTGCCATCCGCCTGATCAGTCCAAGTGGAGATGAATTTTCATTTATATCAAAGGTGGTCAGGGTGGATAACGAAGGAATCGGCGTGATGATCAAAACCATCAGCCCATCCCATCAAACCGAATTCAACCGGTTTGTCAATCAATTGTAA
- a CDS encoding GspH/FimT family pseudopilin, whose protein sequence is MKEIGDDQISNSGLNSNGFTIIEIISVLIIIGILSAVIVPKMTATGVYDVISETQILKTHLRYAQSRAMSYNEPWGISMTAGSYTLQKNNITASVNFPNETSPTHFFSNGVGISSGNQVVSFDDLGSPGDSTISFTLSHQGSHARTITITRKTGFID, encoded by the coding sequence ATGAAAGAAATTGGAGATGATCAAATTTCAAATTCTGGACTTAATTCAAACGGCTTCACCATCATTGAAATTATATCTGTACTCATTATCATTGGTATTCTTTCCGCAGTCATTGTTCCTAAGATGACGGCAACAGGTGTCTATGATGTCATCTCTGAAACACAGATTTTAAAAACCCATTTAAGGTATGCCCAAAGCCGGGCCATGAGCTATAACGAACCCTGGGGCATCAGCATGACCGCTGGTTCATACACCCTTCAAAAAAATAACATCACGGCATCCGTGAATTTTCCAAATGAAACGTCTCCCACCCATTTTTTTTCAAACGGTGTCGGCATAAGCTCAGGCAACCAGGTGGTGAGCTTTGATGACCTGGGAAGTCCCGGAGATTCTACTATCAGTTTTACCTTAAGCCACCAGGGAAGTCATGCGCGCACCATAACCATCACCCGGAAAACAGGGTTTATTGATTAG
- a CDS encoding type II secretion system protein, with protein sequence MKLKADNNGFTLIELIVVIVIGSIFATMMYQYVYTSSVRSFSPVSSLDNSLKLYEIVENITSDYLANHTSDLTGLQTGIGKPEDSDQDNDYGVYRVIDNHFIKFVDNSEQTALIDDSEYGKLLKVTIKYISSGETLTILYNKK encoded by the coding sequence ATGAAATTAAAAGCTGATAACAATGGATTTACTTTGATAGAATTAATTGTTGTGATTGTCATCGGTTCAATTTTTGCGACCATGATGTACCAGTATGTTTATACTTCTTCTGTAAGGAGCTTTTCACCAGTATCCAGCCTTGATAATTCTTTGAAACTCTATGAAATTGTTGAAAACATTACATCCGATTATCTGGCTAACCACACGTCTGACCTGACAGGTTTGCAAACCGGTATTGGCAAACCCGAAGACAGTGATCAGGATAATGATTATGGTGTCTACCGGGTGATTGATAACCATTTTATTAAATTTGTCGATAATTCAGAGCAAACCGCTTTGATAGATGATTCTGAATATGGGAAATTATTAAAAGTAACCATTAAATATATTTCTTCCGGTGAAACGTTAACCATATTATACAATAAAAAATAA
- a CDS encoding prepilin-type N-terminal cleavage/methylation domain-containing protein — protein MISLLLNKSGFSLIEIIIVLIIAGLLGLVGSFGITSSVKSNLLQQQNAETAYNGQMAMIRISKEFKNLTSVTSGQGTATSIEYDVYRNAVRQTHKLSWNGIPGTYLLYYDDVSNNGNILVDQVKNFKLEYYDSNDTSPKPIWSSSTIKIGVTLELIGADNISSVFTGKITPRNLP, from the coding sequence ATGATCAGCTTACTTTTAAATAAATCCGGTTTTTCACTCATTGAAATAATCATTGTTCTAATTATTGCTGGTCTTCTTGGCCTTGTCGGCAGCTTTGGCATTACAAGTTCGGTGAAAAGTAATCTATTACAGCAACAGAATGCTGAAACCGCTTATAACGGCCAGATGGCCATGATACGGATTTCAAAGGAGTTTAAAAATCTAACATCAGTTACATCGGGTCAGGGCACGGCAACCTCTATTGAGTATGATGTCTATCGAAACGCAGTTCGCCAAACCCATAAACTGTCCTGGAATGGTATCCCTGGTACTTATCTATTGTATTATGACGATGTTTCCAATAATGGAAATATACTTGTTGACCAGGTAAAAAATTTTAAACTTGAATATTATGATTCCAATGACACCTCCCCCAAGCCTATCTGGAGCAGTTCTACGATCAAAATAGGGGTGACACTGGAACTTATAGGAGCCGACAATATATCTTCAGTATTTACAGGTAAAATAACACCAAGGAATCTACCGTAA
- a CDS encoding amino acid-binding protein, whose product MIRIEISLFLKNAPGELAQLTELLSEADINIDAITIQDASAYVQSLFEARGKSLKRLASSASYSSMSRDSAQFALIRLVVDKPEKAMDLLNEKDYLFDSKEVVAIKITNSPGELTKITRKFGEEQININYVYGSVTDSAGKCLFVFCPEDVKSAACFFQDGC is encoded by the coding sequence ATGATCAGAATAGAAATATCTCTTTTTCTTAAGAATGCACCCGGAGAACTGGCACAATTAACCGAGCTTTTAAGTGAAGCCGATATTAACATTGATGCCATCACGATCCAGGATGCCTCTGCCTATGTCCAGAGCCTTTTTGAGGCCAGGGGCAAATCCTTAAAACGGCTTGCATCCTCAGCAAGCTATAGCTCCATGAGCAGGGATTCCGCTCAATTTGCCCTGATCCGGCTTGTTGTGGACAAGCCTGAAAAAGCCATGGATCTTTTGAATGAAAAAGATTATCTGTTTGATTCAAAAGAGGTTGTGGCCATCAAGATCACCAACAGTCCTGGAGAATTGACAAAAATTACCAGAAAATTTGGCGAGGAACAGATCAATATCAATTATGTTTACGGGTCTGTTACGGATTCGGCCGGCAAATGCCTGTTTGTCTTCTGTCCCGAGGATGTCAAATCGGCTGCCTGCTTTTTTCAAGACGGCTGCTGA
- a CDS encoding 2-oxoacid:acceptor oxidoreductase family protein, which yields MQTEIKFAGFGGQGILLSAKLLAYAAMKQGFFVAWVPSYGPEMRGGTAYCTVVIGDKRIGSPIIKNPSHLVAMNRPSLEKFADDVKPGGVILINSSLIPTRSGRDDIIELIVPANETAIETGSVKCANIIALSAFAAKSKIVDLDLLKECVKSEFSAKPKIIPLNMKAFDEGVNIANKS from the coding sequence ATGCAAACAGAAATAAAATTTGCAGGATTTGGCGGACAGGGAATTTTGCTGAGCGCAAAGCTTTTAGCATATGCCGCAATGAAGCAGGGATTTTTTGTCGCCTGGGTCCCCTCATACGGACCGGAAATGAGAGGCGGAACCGCCTATTGTACCGTGGTTATCGGTGACAAGCGCATCGGATCGCCCATCATTAAAAATCCCAGCCATCTTGTGGCAATGAACCGCCCGTCCCTGGAAAAATTTGCCGATGACGTAAAACCGGGCGGTGTAATTTTAATCAACAGCTCTCTTATTCCAACCCGAAGCGGAAGAGATGATATTATTGAATTAATTGTTCCGGCCAATGAGACAGCCATAGAAACAGGCAGTGTCAAATGCGCCAACATCATAGCATTAAGTGCGTTTGCCGCAAAATCAAAGATTGTTGACCTGGATCTTTTAAAAGAGTGCGTTAAATCAGAATTTTCAGCCAAACCAAAAATCATTCCTCTGAACATGAAAGCGTTTGATGAAGGCGTGAATATCGCAAACAAAAGTTAA
- a CDS encoding thiamine pyrophosphate-dependent enzyme: MGKAFSKPEALSDNMTHYCPGCTHGIVHRLIAEAIDELGIRGRTVGIAPVGCAVLAYNYFNCDFQEAAHGRAPAMATGMKRVRPDLIVFTYQGDGDLASIGMGEIIHAANRGEKFTTIFINNAIYGMTGGQMAPTTMPGQRATTAPAGRDTDLTGMPIRMANLLGELVTPGYVTRQAVLKPQQINKTKKAIKKAFEYQIEGKCFSFVEVISTCPTNWGLTPLDALKWAEDTLLPYYELGDYKVPE, encoded by the coding sequence ATGGGAAAAGCATTTTCAAAGCCGGAAGCACTCAGTGATAATATGACGCATTATTGTCCCGGCTGTACCCATGGTATTGTTCACAGGCTTATAGCAGAAGCCATTGATGAGCTGGGTATCAGGGGAAGGACTGTAGGTATTGCTCCGGTGGGGTGTGCAGTGCTGGCGTATAATTATTTTAACTGTGACTTCCAGGAAGCCGCACATGGAAGGGCACCTGCCATGGCAACTGGAATGAAACGGGTGAGACCGGATCTCATCGTTTTTACTTACCAGGGCGACGGCGACCTTGCCAGCATCGGCATGGGTGAAATTATCCATGCAGCCAACCGAGGCGAAAAATTTACCACTATTTTTATCAACAATGCCATCTACGGCATGACCGGCGGCCAGATGGCACCGACCACCATGCCGGGTCAGAGGGCCACCACAGCCCCTGCCGGACGGGATACTGATCTGACCGGGATGCCCATCCGAATGGCAAACCTGCTGGGCGAACTGGTCACCCCGGGATATGTTACCCGGCAGGCAGTATTAAAGCCCCAGCAAATCAATAAAACTAAAAAAGCGATTAAAAAAGCATTTGAATACCAGATCGAAGGAAAATGTTTCAGTTTTGTGGAAGTGATCAGCACCTGCCCGACCAACTGGGGCCTGACCCCTCTGGATGCATTAAAATGGGCCGAGGACACTCTTCTGCCCTATTATGAACTGGGAGACTACAAAGTACCTGAATAG
- the vorB gene encoding 3-methyl-2-oxobutanoate dehydrogenase subunit VorB encodes MAKVLMKGNEAIGEAAIRAGCKNYFAYPITPQSEVAEYLAKRLPEVDGVFLQGESEVAVGYMIFGAAGAGERVMTTSSSPGISLMSEALSYIAGAQCPAVFVNIMRGGPGLGGILPSQGDYFQATKGGGHGDYHLLVLAPDGVQEAVEMTMSAFTLAEKYRGPVMIMGDGLIGQMMEPVEFPEDLKTEPSDKDDWATTGMDNRKSGKRNLVKSLFLDPTELNNNNLALKAKYDQMKKEDVQYEGYNTDTDYKVLIVSYGTMSRVCKTAIDMMKEEGIEVGLLRPKTLFPFPEKAVFDAATKESCKSVISIEMSMGQMVEDVERCVKGQREVDFYGECGGDIPTPEKITDIIKRLL; translated from the coding sequence ATGGCAAAAGTGTTAATGAAAGGAAATGAAGCAATTGGCGAAGCCGCAATCCGGGCCGGATGTAAAAATTATTTTGCATACCCCATAACCCCCCAGTCCGAAGTTGCCGAATATCTGGCAAAAAGACTGCCGGAAGTTGACGGTGTTTTTTTGCAGGGAGAAAGTGAAGTCGCGGTCGGATACATGATTTTTGGTGCTGCAGGTGCAGGTGAAAGGGTAATGACAACATCTTCCAGCCCAGGTATCAGTTTGATGAGTGAAGCCCTCTCCTATATTGCAGGGGCACAATGTCCTGCCGTATTTGTCAATATTATGCGCGGCGGCCCTGGCCTGGGCGGAATCCTGCCGTCTCAGGGAGATTATTTCCAGGCCACCAAAGGCGGCGGACACGGAGATTACCACCTGCTGGTGCTGGCACCGGACGGTGTCCAGGAAGCCGTTGAAATGACCATGAGCGCGTTTACACTGGCGGAAAAATACCGGGGCCCCGTGATGATAATGGGTGACGGCTTGATCGGGCAGATGATGGAGCCCGTAGAGTTCCCCGAGGATCTTAAAACGGAACCGTCCGATAAAGACGACTGGGCCACAACCGGCATGGACAATCGAAAAAGCGGCAAACGCAATCTTGTAAAATCGCTTTTTCTTGATCCCACGGAACTCAACAACAACAACCTGGCACTGAAAGCCAAATATGACCAGATGAAAAAAGAAGACGTGCAGTATGAAGGATACAATACTGACACGGATTATAAGGTACTCATTGTCAGTTACGGCACCATGAGCCGAGTTTGCAAAACAGCCATTGACATGATGAAAGAAGAAGGGATCGAAGTCGGCCTCTTAAGACCCAAAACCCTGTTTCCGTTCCCGGAAAAAGCGGTTTTTGATGCAGCAACCAAAGAAAGCTGCAAATCGGTTATCAGTATTGAAATGAGCATGGGACAAATGGTCGAGGATGTGGAGCGCTGCGTTAAGGGCCAGAGAGAAGTTGATTTTTATGGCGAATGCGGGGGAGATATTCCCACACCTGAAAAAATTACCGATATTATCAAAAGACTGCTCTAA
- a CDS encoding 4Fe-4S dicluster domain-containing protein, which yields MKYQHIIDSERCKGCGLCVNVCPKNVLEITDKVNAKGHFPAFQARPDDCIHCTMCCIMCPDVAISIVEIEKETIE from the coding sequence ATGAAGTATCAACATATCATTGATTCTGAGCGTTGCAAGGGCTGCGGCCTGTGTGTCAATGTCTGCCCGAAAAATGTTCTTGAAATCACGGACAAAGTGAACGCAAAAGGACATTTTCCAGCCTTTCAGGCCCGGCCGGATGATTGCATTCACTGTACCATGTGCTGCATCATGTGCCCTGATGTTGCCATCAGCATCGTTGAAATCGAAAAAGAGACCATTGAATAA
- a CDS encoding 2-isopropylmalate synthase LeuA, whose translation MDNKKITIIDETLREGMQYRGVMFSQKQRIKILEFQEKLNVDICQAGYPPAHDLEADAVKTLCRHAKKNDYKIRIAAMGRANLHDAAILLDTGVKDLHFHLHIKNTVTPGQLNNVLADLLTTIEFVKKKAPHAVLSIAMLDIGRSDDAIMEHCISILNLHSVDILSLPDTSGIMSPNQIFDKIHRFSAKTQNPSISVHCHNDLGMASANSVMGIIAGGQFLEASALGIGERNGIADLYTTAKTLQNQDFDINLNTNDINTFKAYYEYVDAIVYEQHNHHLLTLNTPVFGDAVKTHVAGTHAGGNFGLASEEKFFLNILCGKNLVKKYLDLHAIEYPEDMLDILTLNIKSKSTQLNRCLTLTDIKCLVASLLD comes from the coding sequence ATGGACAATAAAAAAATCACCATCATTGATGAAACCCTAAGGGAAGGCATGCAGTACAGGGGAGTGATGTTCTCCCAAAAGCAGCGGATAAAAATTCTTGAATTCCAGGAAAAACTGAACGTGGATATCTGCCAGGCAGGGTATCCTCCTGCCCATGACCTTGAAGCAGATGCCGTCAAAACACTGTGCCGGCATGCCAAAAAAAACGATTATAAAATCCGCATTGCCGCCATGGGACGGGCTAATCTTCATGATGCCGCAATCCTGCTGGACACCGGGGTGAAAGATCTGCATTTCCATTTACACATCAAAAACACTGTCACACCAGGTCAGCTTAATAATGTTCTTGCAGACCTTTTAACCACCATTGAGTTTGTCAAAAAAAAAGCCCCTCACGCAGTCCTGTCAATTGCCATGCTGGATATCGGCAGATCCGATGATGCTATTATGGAACACTGCATTTCAATCTTAAATCTTCATTCTGTAGACATACTCTCTTTGCCGGACACCTCTGGAATCATGTCACCCAACCAGATCTTTGACAAAATACACCGGTTTTCCGCCAAAACCCAAAATCCCAGCATATCGGTTCACTGCCACAATGATCTGGGCATGGCCTCAGCCAATAGTGTGATGGGAATCATAGCCGGTGGACAGTTTCTTGAGGCGTCCGCCCTGGGCATTGGAGAAAGAAATGGAATTGCCGACCTTTACACCACGGCAAAAACACTACAGAATCAAGATTTTGATATCAATCTCAACACAAATGATATCAACACATTCAAAGCCTATTATGAGTATGTTGATGCCATCGTTTATGAGCAACACAATCACCACTTGTTAACCCTCAACACCCCTGTCTTTGGTGATGCAGTCAAAACCCATGTGGCCGGAACTCATGCAGGAGGCAACTTTGGCCTGGCATCGGAAGAAAAGTTCTTTTTAAACATCTTATGCGGCAAAAACCTGGTAAAAAAATACCTGGACCTTCACGCCATTGAGTATCCTGAGGACATGCTGGATATCCTGACCTTGAATATCAAGTCAAAAAGTACACAACTGAATCGCTGCCTGACCCTGACCGACATTAAATGCCTTGTTGCTTCATTATTGGATTAA
- a CDS encoding radical SAM protein, protein MVAAENGEIFELEGYGAVGMSGNTPVVLKKDATVPMPHGSELMMLPQRKPVVYNIATDRFESIEQNPFAPEEKIFPVAVFNSPGYVNRHFCAYDDEGIKDLLPLFSYGAVGFGKNNFRSAAIVVDTEPRQDLRLMPRKGIVKGVSQMQKKYPKNRLMRHLETCALQYGCPAGKNFFLKRYEAPLPTSTVCNANCLGCISLQKENNLCACQDRISFTPSPEEIAQVFLEHISHVKKAVVSFGQGCEGEPLTAFTAIEPAIRLIRKKTDKGTINLNTNASLPNRVEELCRAGLDSMRVSMNSVRKNCYTAYFRPRSYHFSDVLKSIDAAKQQGKFVAINYLNCPGFTDSQKEFEALNDFIDNFNIDMIQWRNLNFDPKKYCELMSTVEDGGKPLGMDHIIQQLSNRFPKLIHGYFNPPVR, encoded by the coding sequence GTGGTGGCGGCTGAAAACGGAGAAATCTTTGAACTGGAAGGCTATGGTGCGGTTGGGATGTCCGGCAACACCCCTGTTGTTCTGAAAAAAGATGCCACCGTGCCCATGCCCCACGGCAGCGAACTCATGATGCTGCCCCAAAGAAAACCTGTTGTCTATAATATTGCAACAGACCGGTTTGAAAGCATTGAGCAAAACCCATTTGCCCCGGAAGAAAAAATTTTCCCGGTTGCCGTGTTTAACTCGCCGGGATATGTAAACCGCCATTTCTGCGCTTATGATGACGAGGGCATCAAAGACCTGCTGCCATTGTTCTCCTATGGTGCCGTGGGATTTGGGAAAAACAATTTCAGGTCTGCAGCCATTGTTGTTGACACGGAACCCCGCCAGGATTTAAGGCTGATGCCCCGCAAAGGCATTGTCAAAGGCGTCAGCCAGATGCAGAAAAAATATCCAAAAAACCGCCTGATGCGGCATCTTGAAACCTGTGCATTGCAATACGGGTGTCCTGCCGGGAAAAACTTTTTTCTCAAACGTTATGAAGCCCCGCTGCCCACATCAACGGTGTGCAATGCCAACTGCTTAGGATGTATTTCCCTTCAAAAGGAAAACAACCTGTGTGCCTGCCAGGATCGAATCTCTTTTACCCCGTCTCCTGAAGAGATCGCCCAGGTCTTTTTAGAACATATTTCCCATGTTAAAAAAGCAGTGGTCAGTTTCGGCCAGGGATGTGAAGGAGAGCCTTTGACCGCCTTTACGGCCATCGAACCGGCCATACGACTGATACGGAAAAAAACAGACAAAGGCACTATCAACCTGAACACAAATGCAAGCCTGCCGAACCGGGTTGAAGAACTTTGCCGTGCCGGGCTTGATTCCATGAGGGTCAGTATGAATTCGGTCAGAAAAAATTGTTACACCGCCTATTTCAGGCCCCGATCCTATCATTTTTCAGATGTCCTTAAAAGTATTGATGCGGCAAAGCAGCAGGGAAAATTTGTTGCCATTAATTATCTTAACTGCCCGGGCTTTACGGATTCCCAAAAAGAGTTTGAAGCATTGAATGACTTTATCGACAACTTTAATATCGATATGATCCAGTGGCGCAACCTGAACTTTGATCCCAAAAAATATTGCGAACTCATGTCAACGGTTGAAGACGGCGGCAAGCCTTTGGGAATGGATCATATAATCCAACAATTGTCAAACCGGTTTCCCAAATTGATACACGGCTATTTTAATCCGCCCGTACGTTAA
- a CDS encoding ABC transporter ATP-binding protein, with product MAIVEAKNIKKTYKQGKVKVEALRGVDLTVDKGEFFALAGPSGSGKTTLLNIIGGLDMPDSGIVIVDNNTFKDMNQADLATLRLHKIGFVFQAYNLIPVLSAIENVEYVMLLQGVPRTKRRNRAKAILDDVGLGGKYDRRPAELSGGQQQRVAVARAIVSGPAIVLADEPTANLDSKTGEGLLLMMKQMNLEKKVTFIFSTHDSMVMEYAERLVTIKDGRIVNDENRS from the coding sequence ATGGCAATTGTTGAAGCAAAAAATATTAAAAAAACATACAAACAGGGAAAAGTAAAAGTTGAAGCCCTTCGCGGCGTTGATCTTACCGTCGATAAAGGAGAGTTTTTTGCGCTTGCAGGCCCGTCAGGTTCGGGAAAAACAACACTGCTCAATATTATCGGCGGCCTTGACATGCCTGACTCAGGTATTGTTATTGTTGACAACAATACCTTTAAAGACATGAACCAGGCAGACCTTGCCACGTTAAGACTGCATAAGATAGGATTTGTTTTCCAGGCGTATAATCTTATCCCGGTGCTGTCGGCCATTGAAAATGTCGAATATGTCATGCTGTTGCAGGGAGTGCCCAGAACAAAAAGACGCAACAGGGCAAAGGCCATACTGGATGATGTGGGCCTGGGAGGAAAATATGACAGGCGACCTGCCGAACTTTCAGGCGGCCAGCAGCAAAGGGTTGCCGTTGCCAGGGCTATTGTTTCCGGGCCGGCAATTGTGCTGGCGGACGAACCCACGGCCAATCTTGACTCAAAAACAGGCGAAGGCCTTTTATTAATGATGAAACAGATGAACCTGGAAAAAAAAGTCACCTTTATTTTTTCAACCCACGACAGCATGGTCATGGAGTATGCAGAGCGCCTTGTCACAATAAAGGACGGACGTATTGTAAACGATGAAAACAGATCATGA